One genomic window of Sarcophilus harrisii chromosome X, mSarHar1.11, whole genome shotgun sequence includes the following:
- the LOC105751135 gene encoding uncharacterized protein LOC105751135 isoform X1 encodes MDAGPAPAVHFLFPVACPGTDVMVVAGKCPCRLPLPVTRGFRFPTSCFRLAALPLPACCQGLLTCPCSLKLWAWCGPCWLQRCDDGTPGSQAADNRGRKPRLPKVPLKGKVPGSTAGKVRVRESAALRGQVALDCQEEPQETAGEQMAPGQGLRAVEDDAAKEIEKDPYFINLS; translated from the exons ATGGACGCCGGCCCCGCCCCCGCGGTCCACTTCCTGTTTCCTGTAGCCTGTCCAGGGACAGACGTAATGGTGGTCGCGGGGAAGTGTCCCTGCCGACTTCCGCTTCCGGTCACAAGAGGCTTCCGCTTTCCCACATCCTGTTTCCGACTGGCGGCGCTTCCTCTTCCTGCCTGTTGCCAAGGCCTCTTGACATGTCCTTGCTCCCTTAAGCTCTGGGCCTGGTGCGGACCCTGTTGGCTGCAAAG GTGCGATGACGGGACTCCGGGGAGCCAGGCCGCAGACAACCGGGGCAGGAAACCTCGCCTGCCAAAGGTGCCTTTGAAAGGGAAAGTGCCCGGCAGCACCGCGGGGAAGGTTCGTGTCCGGGAATCTGCAGCCCTGAGAGGACAGGTGGCATTGGACTGCCAGGAAGAGCCCCAGGAAACGGCTGGAGAGCAAATGGCACCGGGCCAAGGGCTGC GGGCTGTTGAAGATGATGCtgcaaaagaaattgaaaaagatcCTTACTTTATCAACTTAAGTTGA
- the LOC105751135 gene encoding uncharacterized protein LOC105751135 isoform X2 has translation MDAGPAPAVHFLFPVACPGTDVMVVAGKCPCRLPLPVTRGFRFPTSCFRLAALPLPACCQGLLTCPCSLKLWAWCGPCWLQRCDDGTPGSQAADNRGRKPRLPKVPLKGKVPGSTAGKVRVRESAALRGQVALDCQEEPQETAGEQMAPGQGLQYWLFNLYQNLTD, from the exons ATGGACGCCGGCCCCGCCCCCGCGGTCCACTTCCTGTTTCCTGTAGCCTGTCCAGGGACAGACGTAATGGTGGTCGCGGGGAAGTGTCCCTGCCGACTTCCGCTTCCGGTCACAAGAGGCTTCCGCTTTCCCACATCCTGTTTCCGACTGGCGGCGCTTCCTCTTCCTGCCTGTTGCCAAGGCCTCTTGACATGTCCTTGCTCCCTTAAGCTCTGGGCCTGGTGCGGACCCTGTTGGCTGCAAAG GTGCGATGACGGGACTCCGGGGAGCCAGGCCGCAGACAACCGGGGCAGGAAACCTCGCCTGCCAAAGGTGCCTTTGAAAGGGAAAGTGCCCGGCAGCACCGCGGGGAAGGTTCGTGTCCGGGAATCTGCAGCCCTGAGAGGACAGGTGGCATTGGACTGCCAGGAAGAGCCCCAGGAAACGGCTGGAGAGCAAATGGCACCGGGCCAAGGGCTGC agTACTGGTTGTTCAACCTTTACCAGAACCTCACTGACTAG